attttttttttgtttgaatattaatttcaatgaagaaagaaaaatattaaaattagaaataaaattattcataacgcacacacacacatacacacatgaaaatgaccaaaacaaaacggaaaaaaaagaaaaaatttatatggCGCGAAaaattaaacttttttttaccgaTGTTTCATGTGATGGTCCATCCAAAAAATGGTTCaacatgaattgaattttaattactcgatggatggatggatggatggatggatggttggatgaagaaaaaatttttttcaaaaatgaacaatattctgattttgaaaaatgaccACAAATGGTTAGAAATCTAAACAAAACCCATCTCACAGCCAGACATTCAATGTATGCTATgtatgcaacaacaacaacaaaaatataaatacgacagatatatgataataatcaatgaatgaattcaaaaattgtttgccatgatgatgatgatgatgatgataatgcgGAACAAAtacaaagagagagaaaatgaaaaaagaatgacaGCCGTATATCATgttatcattttatcatttttttttcttcattggataaaacaaaaaaaaatttacatttgatACCCATTCTtcattgtaatcatcatcctcaacaacaacaacaacaacaataataacgattCATATGCCGAAATTATGTACCatttctgttgttgctgatgctCAATCCTTTTATTGTTCAAATGACCGGCTAGACATTTTagtaggttttttttgttgttgtttagatGTAAACAAAAAGGTTCCAAAACAAATTAGATGTAATGGAACAAAATACATATGATTCGTTTGAATGAAcgaataaatttgattttgttttttgttttgttcaatttcaaacaaaacaaaacattcaacacacaaaacaggcatcaaaaaaacaaaacaaaacaaaacaataaacaaatgtttatttttgtttattttcaagatgatgatgatgataataataataataatgatgagcaATCGATATGGAATTATGTTGATCAagtttacaaaaaaaaaaatgaaaatggaaaatgaaaaacattttgacaGGTTATATAACGAAACAATGTATTAATAGACACATATAtgtgcatgatgatgatgatgatggctcaaaaatcaaaaaattttttttcctgtctGCTTGATAATGGATCcatatttcaatcaatagaaTCAATTCACAGTTTCTtccgaaacaaacaaacaaacaaaaaaaaattcatcataatcataatcaaattcaaagcAGATATGTTTGGtcgaatttgttgttttgttgttgttgttgttgttgttgttggcatcataataatgatgatgatgatgataattattacaagtaacaacaacagcagtagcagcaacagcagcagcagcagcagctgtccattgaataatttgtgtgtttgaaagttgtcgaaaaaaaaatccatttacacataatgaaaatgaacaacagaaaaacaacaacaacaacaacaacaaaaatagtATTTTTAGACAAGAAATAATTTGCAATccaaaaatatgaaaaagaaaaattagaattacctgagagacaaaaaaaaattaattacaaaaaaaatgacatagGATGACATTcgatattgaattgaatgaattttccatCTCACACCACTAGTATCATCacaatttaatgatgatgaaaatcaaatcaatcatttgatcatgatcatcatcagtatcatcattgaagttttgaatcaaatgattccaaaaaaaaaaaaaaaatgaggaaATGATCTATTGGCTATaacgaataatgatgataatgatgtgatgGATCAATAATCATGGATGAAACGATGACAcgataacatcatcatcataatcatcatcatcatcatcattgaagatCACCAAATTATATGaaaactaatttttttttgtggaaaataaaattgtatCTGTATATCCTGTACACGTGTGTCTACATgtttatgaaaaataaaaaagaaaaaattcatttcgttcATTCAAAACCAATCCTATATCGTTATTGGCATTtggtttaaatttttttttcttcgtttttcgttgaatataataataattgctATTTGTGTGGTTTTGGGTTAATTATGGgcaaatttttatcatcatcatcatcatcataatcataatcaaaatcatgaaTCGAATCttgaattgatgaacaaaaaaaaaatgtctgtctgtgtgtgtgtgttctgtgtatatgaattttcaaattaaactttccatttgcaacaacaacaacaacaacaaaaataacgatAATAACAGCCAGATTTGATAGGAagcaatatatatatatgacaaatcatgataatcacaAAATAagtgatccaaaaaaatccattattgtagtttgtttttcatttgatataattatattcagtttttttttaaatagcCCGTTTTTgaacttttttgttgttgttgttgttgtttccacattgaaaatcattatttggaTACGATAATTAGTGTATTTTGAACAGTAataataaaccaaaaaaatagaaaaaaaaatcgatctcATTAGTTGTATTAAACAAATGGACCATCTATAAACgggttgaatttttttaaaccCGTTAAAtacacgcatacacacataaacagAAGCAAAACATCGGTATTGCCTGATGATAATATCTAGCCTagacaattattattgtggttataaagagagagaaaagaaatgacTAAAACACGAgagtaatcatcatcatttgatgatattggtTCAATTACcctatataataataataataatggatatgAATGTTGCAGctgtaaatataaatatgatgatgatgtaagtGTTGTTTACACACGCCATATGACCAatcaaccaatgatgatttttttttgtttttgttattttcgtTCCAATTTATCTTTTTGGTCaaaaccatcaccatcatcaaatttactCAGTTCTTTCTATTTATAATTGCTTTGAcaaagctttttttcattgttctaGCTTGCAGCTTTTGCATCCAATAGATGGTGCAGTCATTCAATAGAACATagaaattcgaatttttcgaattgattattgtgataATACATGTGTCACacgtgattttcattttgtgttcTGTGTAGtgtgtatttgattttttgcaTAAATCTTTATCAACTCCTATTTTAAGGTATAGGAGcgttttgctttttttctaaataaataaataaatcaccatcatcatagacGCACACACAATATGATTCCAGAAAAGATCGAGATCCTAAGCTACCATTCAATTTGGTGCGTGGACGatacaattaattaatgttttAAGGGCATCTttcgaaaaaataatggtaTTGCAACATGGAATGATTTAATCTgaagatttttgttcaaaaacaaaaaacaaaaaacaaaccacaTCAATATATCAAACCACATCAGATCCGATCCATCATTATGAGTGGCGTTAAAATTGACACCTTTTGGATGCCAAGCAGGGGGGGCGGCGCAGCCGCCACCCCTGCGGGTATCCAGTTATATTGGCCGTCAAGGATCGAAACCTTTGGCTGGATACCAAGCAGGGGGGGCGGCGCAGCCGCCACCCCTGCGGGTATCCAGTTATATTGGCCGTCAAGGATCGAAACCTTTGGCTGGATACCAAGCAGGGGGGGCGGCGCAGCCGCCACCCCTGCGGGTATCCAGCTAtattgatgtgatgatgactggttattattattattatggatgtgatgatgatgatgatgatgatggtcattgtTCACATGTTTtgatctagttttttttcgggtagGAGAGGAGGGGATgccaataaataaaaaacaattgaccCGATTAATatatgcgaaaaaaaaaattgaaaaatttaaatgaaagaaagagaaagataAAATATACCAGTGTTTCCGAAAtatgaaatattcaaatgagaACTATAGTATTAATCGTTTTTCGATTctattcgattatttttcaaaccaaaaaaaaaaaaaaaaaatcacagcaataatttttgtcTTATTTGACgtaaatgttgatgttgaaaaatgaaaaaaaaaaattttttttgttgctttaaaaatggttttttatctgcttttgttgattaataTGATGTGAACAAAAATGTAATAAATTGGGTtttactgattttttttttttttttgatggtggtggtggaaatagttttcaattgttgaaaaaaacggTTCCAAATTGTGTTTGGGTAGTAGTAATCCATATATCCATCAATCGAACCAAGATGTGAacgatttattattgataataactatttttcttgttcaattttttttggatcatattggattgatattttcaaaatctacgcccaaaaatagaaatataacaaattgaacaaagaaagagaaaaaaaaacatccatgATCACCTTCATCACCAAAtatgatcattcatttcgataaatcttgatttttttttgtctggctgtagaaaaaaaaattgggtgAAATCTTCTTTGTGGATGGTtggtttgtgtttgtgtgtatggatgatgatgatgatgtaattgtCAAGATAAATCAAGTCAAAAATCAAGACAAAagataaaagaaaagaacGATCAAAATTGTTAtctattttatcatcacaagatataatgaaaaaaaaagaaacaaattggaaaaaaaacatcgttcactattatttttttttctggtcattcattcattgtctaTACGATATCAAAACAATGGATCGATACTATCGATAtattaattatatttttcGAATACAACATTTTTaccggtcatcatcatattttttttttttactgtttttATTCGGTtatctttcaatttttgacatatttttgatttgtatggttaataatagaaatattcaaaattatttgatatttGGTATAGTATATAACTTTATAATAAGTTCAAAATTCGATGGCTAGAAGACTCGGAATTCATTCTGATGAcccaaatttgaatttttccgTAATGTTAGTTATTTACACTCGTGGATAATATGAGTATTGTATGAGATAAGAAGataattaaatgatgatatataatgtttgattgttaagaaaaaaattacagatttttcatccaattgTGATGATCGATCACAATGTTTCTTGAGAcgatatatatacaataGAAAAACATGATTACGATTCGATCGATTCggtcattgatcattgatggtgatcataatgatatcgattttgtttcttaacgatgacaatatgatgatgataatcgattaacttttcaatcgatttttttttcttgactaatgatgatgatcatgatatcGGCAGCCGAACtaattatgatgacaaaatcgatcaaaaattggattttttgttttgttttgttttgtttcacaacAATGACATCGAATTGAACATGGAAtacattttttaaaatggacagaggaaaaaaaattcaagtgtCAATGATCGAATTTCTCAAGTTTATCTCTATCACTATCACTAGCTCTCTTccgtatcatcattatcatcagcgaaattttttttttcgaattaattttggatttttttttcattttttcaaaaaaaaaaatacaacactAAACAACCACTGCCATCTAGTGATGGAAGAATATATCGATTGTTTGAAtctaataacaacaacaacaattgttttgaaattatttaaatcTGCAtagattttcaataaatcattggcatttttttctactttatTAGTTTGGCCTATTTTTTCCGATTTATCTCTTTCTCTATTCAAagtaatcaatcaaaatttttatatattcattttgtgttcaatatataaaaatcaatactcatcaaaagcaaaaaaaaggggggcaattaataaaaaatgtaCTGGTTTTATTATCGTAATCGAATTAAGAGAACATATGTTGGACGTGATACATTTACAAATTCTGCCGGTGCTATACCATTGACATATACATCAAgtcaattattatcacaattAGAAACATTACGTGAACAAATCCGTACattattgatcgatgataatgatcctGATTCAACGAAAGATGAACGTTtggatgaaattttaaaGAAATACTATTCATTATTTCGTGGTTTCATATATTTACCCACCGAAAAGGTTGctgaacaatcatcaaccaccaccaccacaacaacaacaacaagcaatgataaatcaaacaatgacaTTCATACAATGGGCCAATCGCCATTACGAAGATTATTCCGTTTCAAATGGGATGATTCAGTGACCGATGCAAAAGTATCGGCTAATGATACATTATTTGAAGTGATTTCATTGCTTACAAATCATGGCCTTTGGTTAATGCAATGGTGTCAGAATATATCGTTAATAATACCgatgaattattttccaCAACATGTTGTGACAATGCAAAAAATTCTTCGCCGTGCTGCTGGCCAATTTCAACTTGCATTTCGATCATTTCAACCACAATTACCGGAACAATTACGTGATCGTATTGATTCTAGTAATTCGAACATTTTACAAgcatattattttcaatgtttagCTGAAGGATGGGAATTATGGTTTATTAAAATATTACAAAATATGACCATTTTTCAAAcagattcattgaaattaaaaccaTGCGGTGGATCTGTTGATCCGAAAACAATTGCTCAATTAGCAATGACTATTTATggaaatttcaatcaatcaatggaaCGTATACGAACAATAATATCCGAATTATCGAATTATCAAAGAAATAATGAAGCAAATTTCTACAATACATGGTTCACATATTTGGAAGTGAAATCCTATTATTATCAGGCATGGAATTTTCTTGCAAATACCTATGATCGTTGGCTAATTGCATCGGatatacaaaaaattcaGCCACAAATACGACAagaattaaatcaaatggaTAGATATCAGAAAGAGTTAAGAAATTTAATTCGAAAATATAATacattgatgaatcaaacaccggaaaatcgaatcaatagagaatcattgttgattgaattacGATTATATGCACAAATGTTACAGGAACAGGTGGAAAAATTGGAAAGACCAGTTGGTATTGATTCGATATTTGATCATCGTATCCAATCAGTAATAAATTCTAAAGAAATGGAACCAATTCCATATCATTTTCCGGCATTCGATGATATTTGGACAACTAATTTCTATAGTGAATTCGGTGTACATCTACCACGTGAAGATGCCGAAGCATTAGCTGCACAAATTAAACGTCAAAAAGAATTGGAAGAGCAACAACTTGCCCGTAAGTGTTTAACAGTgctttttgttatttttccattatttacgtttttttaaatcaaaatattttagaaaaaatgattgaaagcaaaaaacaaTCACCGTTCAATAGAATTTCACGATTTTTTAATCGAACATCACCACGTGTTATTAAAAGTTCCAATCATTTATCGCCGAATAGAACAAATGTAAATATCAAATCACCATTGCCATATAGATCACCAAGAAAAACACCATTAGGTCATATGATTTCACCTATTCCAGCTCCGGATCCACATGGTAAAAATCCAATAATATCAACACCATTGGTTATACCGACAATTCAATctaaaattgaagaaataaaatctaAAACATCGGGTAAAAAGGctacatcaccatcaccaccattacaGAAACCGGTAACACCAAAAATTACGGCCACTgctaaacaacaaccacaacaacaacaacaacaacagcaacaacaacaacaacggccaGATACAATgattacattgaaaaaacgTCAGGATATTATTCGTCAAACTTTACAAGCGACAAAAAGTTTGGATGAAGTGTCgacaaatttgaaaaaacaacaaaagtaaaaccatgaatttaatttgattaaatttttcatttcattgaatttataatgattaaCCAAGGCCAATAacagatgataaaaaaatctggttaaattttttttttgatttaaacaaaaaaaatttttttgcgaaaatttttctttgcctcacacacaaacagtaATTATTCACGTTTAATCGTTATATCAATATGTTatcctaaaaaaaaatcaagaagaTAATGTCTACAAAATATCGAtatcaaatcattatcactgcgttgattttttttgctgcattaaaatgacaaaaatgatattgaatatccatcatcatcatcatcatcatcattcataatcatttatgCCGGTGTGTATCATGAGCGCTCAAATCGTAAATGTGTAAAGataaacccaaaaaaaaaaatttccgcttaaaatgtttaaaaataGTAGGAATAAGAACAAATTGAGCtcatatttttcataaatgAACTTTTTTGGTACGCAAATCGTTGGGTACTTTTGTGTTCattcttttatttgatttttttgttgttgttttgaaaatttaaaacaataatgttgaaaatttcacCAATTTTACGTTTATATCGttcgaattcatcatcaatcatacaACGATGTACACAGATACAGATGATATCAACAAGAAATCTGACCAGtggtgataatcatcatgattatttaaggtataaataatatatttattgacatattaattatattaacgatttgaaaatttattatatcaacaacaataacaacaacaaaaagtcCATACGTTCAGCTACCATATTCATATGCATTTGGTCGTAGTCAAGGAAATGTTATCTATAAAACCTTGGGACAACTTATGGATGAACGGGCAGAAAAAGGTAAACATTTGtgttttgtgaaaaaaaataattttaaccCATtgtgtacacacacacacacacacacacacacacacacttagaTTCTGGTCGACCATTCATAGTTAGCCATcatgaaaatattaaaaaatattttggtgAATTTTATGAagaaataaatcatttgGTTATGGCCATGCACGATCATTTAAACATAAGACGTGGTGATGTTGTTGGAATTTGGAGTAGCAATGTTTATGATTGGATTGTCATACAATATGCTTGTTTACGTCTTGGTGCCATACTTTGTACGGCTAATCCATTTTATCAATCACATGAATTAGATTATGCTATTCGTAAAGGTGAAATGAAAGCATTGTTTATGCCCGgtaaacaatcaaaacaaaatgaagtgaatgattttttcaaaattattcgtGAAACTTTGCGCAATAAATCTGAGGttggttatttttatttttattttaatgaatttagttcatttttttttaatcaatttaccTAGAATGAAGAACTTCCACTTCAACTGAAGaatattattaccattgatGGTGAACGttatgatgagaatgatttTCCATCCAATcttcaaatcaaaacatttgaattgtaTAAACTTAAACAACATAAAGCAGAATTGGATCGATCAATAATCGAAGCTGTATTGCCTGATGATCCGGCCAAAATTGTATTTACATCCGGTACGACAGGAAGACCTAAAGGAGCTTGTTTATCACATTTTACACTTGCCAATAATGTTTCATTAATAATGcgtcaatttgaaattaatggTGAAGCAAATTGTTGTCTTCCattgccattttttcattcatttgccGGTGTACTTGGTAATCTAATGCCATTGGCATTTCCTGAATCGCAAATAGTTATACCATTTTTGAAATATAATTTACGCGATTTTGTTGAATGTATACAGAAACATAAtgttacatttttatttgcaaCACCAACATTGGccattgatttattcaattatgTTTCACGaaagaatcatcaattaCCAACATTGAAAGCTGTTTTAGCTGGAGGTGCAGCTGTACCAGAAGAAACTGTTTATCAATTTAAAGCTACAGTGCCAAGTTGTACAGATTTTCGTATCGGTTATGGTGCAACTGAAACTGGACCTGGTTTATCTGGGAATCGAACAGATAGTTCTGATGTAGATAAAGCTCAAACTGTTGGTCAAccgattgattttgttgaagTAAAGATTGTTAatccagaaacaaaacatttaGTAAAAATTGGTGAAACTGGTGAACTTCATACAAGAGGACATCATGTTATGATTAGTTATTGGAAAGAACCGGAAAAGACTGCTAAAGTATTACAAAATGGATGGTATAATACTGAGTAAGTATGCATCGGATTATTTACgaggaaaaaatcatcaaacaaataattttgaaatcagAGATCTTGCAACAATGGATGAAAGAGGATATATTAAAATTGTTGGACGTACAAAAGAGATGGTCATTGTTGGTGGTGAAAATGTTTATCCACGTGAAATTGAAGAAGTATTGCATATGTTACCGAGTATCGAAATTGCTAGTGTAAGTTTCAGATttctaattgaaaaaaaataaataattaacAAAACATTGCTTTCTAGGTGGTTGGCGTACCTGATGAACGACGTGGTGAAGAACTTTGTGCCTGGATCAAATATCGTGAAGGTGTTCCGGAACAATCGCATGAAGAATTGCAAGAattttgtaaacaaaaagTAATAACtagttttttcaaatcatttttcttgtaattaatttttgcttatttattattctcattTCTCATATATAGTTGGCCTATTTTAAAGTGCCGAAATATTTTCTAACGGTCGATGATTTCCCCATGACACCCACAAGaaagcaacaaaaatatttaatgCGAGATATTTcagttgaaaaattaaaattaaaa
This is a stretch of genomic DNA from Dermatophagoides farinae isolate YC_2012a chromosome 6, ASM2471394v1, whole genome shotgun sequence. It encodes these proteins:
- the LOC124494234 gene encoding uncharacterized protein LOC124494234, with product MYWFYYRNRIKRTYVGRDTFTNSAGAIPLTYTSSQLLSQLETLREQIRTLLIDDNDPDSTKDERLDEILKKYYSLFRGFIYLPTEKVAEQSSTTTTTTTTTSNDKSNNDIHTMGQSPLRRLFRFKWDDSVTDAKVSANDTLFEVISLLTNHGLWLMQWCQNISLIIPMNYFPQHVVTMQKILRRAAGQFQLAFRSFQPQLPEQLRDRIDSSNSNILQAYYFQCLAEGWELWFIKILQNMTIFQTDSLKLKPCGGSVDPKTIAQLAMTIYGNFNQSMERIRTIISELSNYQRNNEANFYNTWFTYLEVKSYYYQAWNFLANTYDRWLIASDIQKIQPQIRQELNQMDRYQKELRNLIRKYNTLMNQTPENRINRESLLIELRLYAQMLQEQVEKLERPVGIDSIFDHRIQSVINSKEMEPIPYHFPAFDDIWTTNFYSEFGVHLPREDAEALAAQIKRQKELEEQQLAQKMIESKKQSPFNRISRFFNRTSPRVIKSSNHLSPNRTNVNIKSPLPYRSPRKTPLGHMISPIPAPDPHGKNPIISTPLVIPTIQSKIEEIKSKTSGKKATSPSPPLQKPVTPKITATAKQQPQQQQQQQQQQQQRPDTMITLKKRQDIIRQTLQATKSLDEVSTNLKKQQK
- the LOC124494236 gene encoding putative acyl-CoA synthetase YngI; amino-acid sequence: MLKISPILRLYRSNSSSIIQRCTQIQMISTRNLTSGDNHHDYLSPYVQLPYSYAFGRSQGNVIYKTLGQLMDERAEKDSGRPFIVSHHENIKKYFGEFYEEINHLVMAMHDHLNIRRGDVVGIWSSNVYDWIVIQYACLRLGAILCTANPFYQSHELDYAIRKGEMKALFMPGKQSKQNEVNDFFKIIRETLRNKSENEELPLQLKNIITIDGERYDENDFPSNLQIKTFELYKLKQHKAELDRSIIEAVLPDDPAKIVFTSGTTGRPKGACLSHFTLANNVSLIMRQFEINGEANCCLPLPFFHSFAGVLGNLMPLAFPESQIVIPFLKYNLRDFVECIQKHNVTFLFATPTLAIDLFNYVSRKNHQLPTLKAVLAGGAAVPEETVYQFKATVPSCTDFRIGYGATETGPGLSGNRTDSSDVDKAQTVGQPIDFVEVKIVNPETKHLVKIGETGELHTRGHHVMISYWKEPEKTAKVLQNGWYNTEDLATMDERGYIKIVGRTKEMVIVGGENVYPREIEEVLHMLPSIEIASVVGVPDERRGEELCAWIKYREGVPEQSHEELQEFCKQKLAYFKVPKYFLTVDDFPMTPTRKQQKYLMRDISVEKLKLKKSTKK